From the Billgrantia sulfidoxydans genome, one window contains:
- the gcvT gene encoding glycine cleavage system aminomethyltransferase GcvT: protein MSQLKHTPLHALHLELGGKMVPFAGYEMPVQFPLGVKKEHEHTRAACGLFDVSHMGQILLHGPRPAEALETLVCADIVGLPEGMQRYALFTGQEGGILDDLMVANPGDGTLYLVVNAACKEQDIALLELGLDDEHRVEVLERGLLALQGPGAAEVMRRHCPEACEMVFMQHGRFAIDGVPVWISRSGYTGEDGFEISVPADQAEALARRLLAEDEVEAIGLGARDSLRLEAGLCLYGHDIDTETTPVEAGLIWAIGKPRRHGGERSAGFPGADVILHQVDAKDHRRKRVGLLGEGRAPVREGTELFDEEGQRIGTVTSGGFGPSVGKPVAMGYVDIAHAELGTTVYAEVRGKRLPMLVSKMPFVTPGYHRG from the coding sequence ATGAGTCAACTCAAGCACACCCCACTGCACGCCTTGCATCTCGAGCTGGGGGGCAAGATGGTGCCCTTTGCCGGCTACGAGATGCCGGTGCAGTTCCCGCTCGGCGTCAAGAAGGAGCACGAGCATACCCGCGCCGCCTGCGGCCTGTTCGATGTCTCTCACATGGGCCAGATCCTGCTGCATGGGCCACGCCCCGCCGAGGCGCTCGAGACCCTGGTGTGCGCCGACATCGTGGGCCTGCCCGAGGGCATGCAGCGCTATGCGCTGTTCACCGGCCAGGAGGGCGGCATCCTCGACGACCTGATGGTGGCCAACCCCGGCGATGGGACGCTCTACCTGGTGGTCAACGCCGCCTGCAAGGAGCAGGACATCGCGCTGCTCGAGCTGGGGCTCGATGACGAGCATCGGGTCGAGGTGCTGGAGCGCGGCCTGCTGGCCCTGCAGGGGCCCGGGGCGGCGGAGGTCATGCGCCGTCACTGCCCCGAAGCGTGCGAGATGGTGTTCATGCAGCACGGTCGCTTCGCGATCGACGGCGTGCCGGTGTGGATCAGCCGCAGCGGCTATACCGGCGAGGACGGCTTCGAGATCTCGGTGCCGGCCGACCAGGCCGAGGCCCTGGCGCGGCGCCTGCTGGCCGAGGATGAGGTCGAGGCGATCGGCCTCGGGGCGCGGGACTCCCTACGCCTGGAGGCCGGACTGTGCCTTTATGGCCACGACATCGACACCGAGACCACGCCGGTGGAGGCGGGGCTGATCTGGGCCATCGGCAAGCCACGTCGTCACGGCGGCGAGCGCTCGGCGGGGTTCCCCGGGGCCGACGTGATCCTGCACCAGGTCGACGCCAAGGATCATCGCCGCAAGCGTGTCGGCCTGCTGGGCGAGGGGCGGGCGCCGGTGCGCGAGGGCACCGAGCTCTTCGACGAGGAGGGCCAGCGCATCGGTACGGTGACCTCGGGTGGTTTCGGGCCAAGCGTAGGCAAGCCGGTGGCCATGGGCTACGTCGACATCGCCCATGCCGAGCTCGGTACCACCGTGTATGCCGAGGTGCGGGGCAAGCGGCTGCCCATGCTGGTGAGCAAGATGCCCTTCGTGACGCCGGGCTATCATCGCGGCTGA